One Podospora pseudopauciseta strain CBS 411.78 chromosome 5 map unlocalized CBS411.78m_5, whole genome shotgun sequence DNA window includes the following coding sequences:
- the PRI1 gene encoding p48 polypeptide of DNA primase (EggNog:ENOG503NUZP; BUSCO:EOG09261ZI1; COG:H): MPHSESTPEQQDPPARTELTPTMEDTTLNLGNGGLTDEDLLMADVDEVESPPVVPPAAVEQEPPPSSAPAEEDAPVEIKQETKSDIKLEDLFDGMDSDSDDEFSGKNNHTNKDLVTGQVPPSSPGPAAPSGGGSNPDLLRAFYQLLFPWRHYFQWLNHSPTPTPDFKHREFSLWLSGGVVFRFQSYATLDLLRKDVFKHLPERIEIGPIYTANPRDRKTFRNSSAFKPVAKELCFDIDLTDYDDVRTCCDKANICGKCWRFITMAIKVLGVALKEDFGYEHVMWVYSGRRGAHAWVCDRKARGLDDHKRKAIGNYFSVVKGGEKTGKRVNVRRPLHPHLARSLGILKEHFLTDVLEAQDPWREEDRAEKLLMLLPDVKLRVALKEKWEANPGRSSVVKWGDIDSVAKTMGSVNTKDLLEAKQDIVLEYTYPRLDILVTEQKTHLLKSPFVVHPGTGRVCVPIDTDDLDGFDPLGVPTIRGLVNEIDTAGGVVKKEGDDEDRRGAEWEKTSIKPYIDQFRGFVHGLLREEREFVRVKREREEEGGLDF; this comes from the exons ATGCCTCATTCAGAATCAACCCCCGAACAACAAGACCCCCCAGCTCGAACTGAGCTCACCCCGACAATGGAAgacaccaccctcaacctaGGCAACGGCGGCCTAACAGACGAGGACCTCCTCATGGCCGACGTCGACGAAGTTGAATCCCCACCCGTAGTTccccccgccgccgttgagcaagaaccaccaccctccagcgccccagcagaagaagacgccCCCGTCGAAATCAAGCAGGAAACCAAATCCGACATCAAACTCGAGGATCTGTTCGACGGGATGGATTCCGATTCGGACGATGAGTTCTCTGGCAAGAACAACCACACCAACAAAGATCTCGTCACAGGCCAAGTACCGCCTTCATCTCCAGG CCCAGCCGCCCCCTCCGGCGGTGGTTCCAACCCCGACCTCCTCCGCGCCTTCTAccagctcctcttcccctgGCGCCACTACTTCCAATGGCTCAAccactcccccacccccacccccgatTTCAAACACCGCGAGTTCTCCCTCTGGCTTTCCGGGGGTGTCGTCTTCCGCTTCCAATCCTACGCcaccctcgacctcctccgcaaagACGTCTTCAAGCACCTCCCCGAGCGCATCGAGATCGGCCCCATCTACACGGCCAACCCCCGCGATCGAAAGACGTTTCGCAACTCGAGCGCCTTCAAGCCAGTGGCGAAGGAGCTCTGCTTTGACATCGATCTGACGGACTACGACGATGTTCGGACGTGCTGCGACAAGGCGAACATTTGTGGGAAGTGCTGGCGGTTCATCACCATGGCGATCAAGGTGCTGGGGGTGGCGCTGAAAGAGGACTTTGGGTATGAGCATGTCATGTGGGTGTAcagcgggaggagaggtgcGCACGCTTGGGTCTGTGATCGCAAggcgagggggttggatgatCACAAGAGGAAGGCGATTGGGAATTATTTCTCGGTGGTCaaggggggagagaagacCGGGAAGAGGGTTAATGTCAGGAGGCCTTTGCATCCGCATCTggcgaggagtttggggatTCTCAAGGAGCACTTTTTGACGGATGTGCTTGAGGCGCAGGACCcgtggagggaggaggatagggcggagaagctgttgatgttgcttCCTGATGTTAAGCTGAGGGTGGCGCTGAAGGAGAAGTGGGAGGCTAATCCGGGGCGGTCGTCGGTGGTCAAGTGGGGGGATATTGATTCGGTGGCCAAGACGATGGGGAGTGTGAATACGAAGGATTTGTTGGAGGCGAAGCAGGATATTGTGCTGGAGTATACGTATCCACGGCTGGATATTTTGGTTACGGAGCAAAAGACGCATTTGTTGAAGAGTCCGTTTGTGGTGCACCCTGGGACCGGGAGGGTTTGTGTGCCGATTGATACGGATGATCTGGACGGGTTTGATCCGTTGGGTGTGCCGACGAttagggggttggtgaatgAGATTGATACGGCgggtggggtggtgaagaaggagggggatgatgaagacaGAAGGGGGGCCGAGTGGGAGAAGACGAGTATCAAGCCTTATATTGATCAGTTCAGGGGGTTTGTGCATGggctgttgagggaggagagggagtttgtgagggtgaagagggagagggaggaggaggggggcctGGACTTTTAG
- a CDS encoding uncharacterized protein (CAZy:GH5; EggNog:ENOG503NUZ4; COG:G), translating into MAGAGFRLIVENGKFRDAHGRQITLRGINVAGDAKYPSIPDQPSHVAENFFDGDSVRFTGRPFPKEEAHLHFSRLKRCGYNTIRYVFTWEAIEAAGPGIYDEEWIDNTIGVLRAARDYGFYIFMDPHQDVWSRFSGGSGAPMWTLYAAGLNPQSFAATEAAIVHNVYPEPEKFPKMIWSTNYYRLAAATMFTFFFAGKTFAPKCIIDGMNIQDYLQGHFIRACEHLAKRIHEAGDIENDVVFGWESLNEPNKGMIGYEDISVIPKEQNLKKGTCPTIWQTILTGSGRAVEVETWDMGQIGPYKVGRTLVDPHGEVAWLPADYDESRYGYKRDPGWKLGECIWAQHGVWDPATDTLLEKDYFGIHPTTGEHIDYPYFTNNFFMEYFRAYRDAIRSHHKNAVILLQGPTMELPPKIKGTPDGDDPLLVYAPHWYDGITLMTKKWNRYWNIDVIGVLRGKYWTPASGLRFGETAIRKCFAEQHATMRQEGLDYIGNVPCVMTEFGIPYDMDDQKAYKTGDYASQSAAMDANHFAVESSGLEGYTLWLYMTKNVHERGDQWNGEDLSIFSLDDKLLPVSPIPRSPSTSSLLKPGDGSQRKEVDDDGSVTPANLRRSLTNPSISSEVTSRQPELTVAPGYRAAEAYVRPAPVVTVGTIKNYFFDLKQCQFNMTIIAHKAAETDTPTIILLPDYHFPKDECIVEVSSGKWEISSDEEESIMLQRLRWWHGKGEQVLKITGVVKKHNIGEGGGGIMIS; encoded by the exons atgGCCGGCGCCGGCTTTCGATTGATTGTCGAAAACGGCAAGTTTCGAGACGCCCACGGCCGCCAGATCACCCTCCGAGGCATCAACGTCGCCGGCGATGCCAAGTACCCCAGCATACCCGACCAGCCTTCCCACGTGGCCGAGAACTTCTTCGACGGCGACAGTGTCAGGTTCACAGGACGACCGTTCcccaaagaagaagcccatcTTCACTTCTCGAGGCTAAAACGCTGCGGTTACAACACCATCCGCTATGTCTTTACCTGGGAGGCCATCGAAGCCGCCGGGCCGGGTATCTACGACGAGGAGTGGATTGATAACACGATAGGTGTCTTGCGCGCTGCGAGGGACTATGGATTTTACATTTTCATGGATCCTCATCAGGATGTG TGGTCGCGATTCTCGGGCGGATCTGGGGCGCCCATGTGGACGTTGTACGCTGCCGGTCTGAACCCACAGAGCTTTGCTGCGACGGAAGCTGCTATTGTACACAATGTCTATCCGGAACCCGAGAAATTCCCCAAGATGATTTGGTCAACCAATTACTACCGCCTTGCTGCGGCTACCATGTTCACCTTCTTTTTTGCCGGCAAAACGTTTGCGCCGAAATGCATCATTGATGGGATGAACATCCAGGACTACCTGCAAGGGCACTTCATCCGTGCCTGTGAGCATTTGGCCAAGAGGATACACGAGGCTGGCGACATTGAGAACGATGTCGTCTTTGGGTGGGAGAGCTTGAACGAGCCAAACAAGGGCATGATCGGGTATGAAGACATCAGTGTGATTCCGAAAGAGCAGAATTTGAAGAAGGGCACGTGTCCGACGATATGGCAGACCATTCTGACCGGGTCAGGGCGGGCTGTCGAGGTTGAGACGTGGGATATGGGTCAGATTGGGCCCTACAAAGTAGGGCGGACGTTGGTGGATCCCCATGGCGAGGTTGCGTGGTTGCCGGCCGACTACGACGAGTCCCGTTATGGGTACAAGAGAGATCCCGGGTGGAAGCTGGGCGAGTGCATCTGGGCTCAGCATGGGGTATGGGACCCGGCTACCGATACGCTGCTCGAGAAGGACTACTTTGGGATACACCCGACGACGGGGGAGCATATTGACTATCCTTATTTCACCAACAACTTCTTCATGGAGTACTTCCGGGCATACCGGGATGCTATTCGAAGTCACCACAAGAATGCCGTTATCCTTCTGCAAGGCCCGACGATGGAGCTCCCCCCAAAGATCAAGGGGACTCCGGATGGCGATGACCCTCTTCTCGTTTATGCCCCGCATTGGTATGACGGCATCACTCTGATGACCAAGAAATGGAATCGGTACTGGAATATCGATGTAATAGGTGTCTTGCGCGGGAAGTACTGGACGCCGGCTTCGGGTCTACGGTTTGGTGAGACGGCTATCCGGAAGTGTTTTGCGGAACAACACGCAACCATGAGGCAAGAGGGCTTGGACTACATCGGGAACGTGCCTTGTGTCATGACCGAGTTTGGTATCCCATACGACATGGACGACCAGAAGGCGTACAAGACGGGGGATTATGCCAGCCAGTCGGCTGCCATGGACGCCAACCACTTCGCCGTGGAGTCTTCCGGTCTGGAGGGTTACACGCTGTGGCTCTACATGACCAAGAATGTACACGAAAGAGGAGATCAATGGAATGGTGAAGATCTTTCCATCTTTTCGTTAGACGACAAGCTGCTTCCTGTCTCGCCGATACCCCGATCACCCTCGACATCGAGCCTCCTCAAACCCGGCGACGGCAGCCAGCGCAAagaagttgatgatgacggcaGTGTCACGCCAGCTAACCTCAGGCGgtccctcaccaacccgtCCATCTCGAGTGAGGTGACCAGTCGGCAGCCCGAGCTCACTGTCGCTCCTGGGTACCGAGCTGCCGAAGCCTACGTGCGACCGGCACCTGTCGTTACGGTCGGGACTATCAAGAATTACTTTTTCGATCTCAAGCAGTGCCAGTTCAACATGACCATCATCGCCCATAAAGCAGCCGAAACAGACACGCCGACGATCATTCTCCTTCCTGATTACCATTTTCCAAAGGATGAGTGCATTGTGGAGGTGAGCTCGGGGAAGTGGGAGATCagcagtgatgaggaggagtctATTATGCTGcagaggttgaggtggtggcatGGGAAGGG